A stretch of the Cryomorphaceae bacterium genome encodes the following:
- a CDS encoding glycosyltransferase, translating into MRFAILYTELAAYTVSCLNAASNRGIEIRVYRYPVHKEAPFALKLNPEIEVVERNQKSDSQIANELVEWKPDLVLVSGWRDKGYLKCGNVLAKKIPFILGLDNPWHGGVRQWMAALYSRAFLKNTFTHCWVPGDKQVKYARKLGFAANRIQTGAYSADISLFNRQYEENRSGKTHRFPKRFLYVGRYLSFKGTQELWEAFKEFRQRGNHAWELWCAGTGAEFEQRDQSEGIKHFGFLQPEELRKVIEQSGVFVLPSRKEPWGVVVQEFAAAGFPLVCSEAVGAADTFLREGENGFLFKTQSVESLLKAMEKIAALSDEQLVLMGDKSHQLAQQITPDTWVQTLYRFLDN; encoded by the coding sequence ATGAGATTCGCAATTCTCTACACAGAGTTGGCCGCTTATACGGTTTCTTGTCTGAATGCAGCATCCAACCGTGGCATTGAAATTCGGGTTTATAGGTACCCTGTACACAAAGAAGCACCGTTTGCCCTTAAGCTAAATCCGGAAATTGAGGTCGTAGAACGGAATCAGAAGTCCGACAGTCAGATTGCAAATGAGTTGGTTGAGTGGAAACCGGATCTGGTGCTGGTGAGCGGATGGAGAGATAAGGGATATCTAAAATGCGGAAATGTACTGGCAAAAAAAATACCGTTTATCCTGGGACTGGATAACCCATGGCATGGAGGGGTGCGGCAATGGATGGCGGCATTGTACAGTCGTGCTTTCCTCAAGAACACCTTTACCCATTGTTGGGTTCCGGGAGATAAACAGGTGAAGTACGCCCGAAAACTTGGATTTGCAGCAAACCGCATTCAAACAGGGGCGTACAGTGCGGATATTTCACTCTTCAATAGACAATATGAAGAAAACCGGTCTGGTAAAACACATCGTTTTCCTAAAAGGTTTCTGTACGTTGGACGCTACCTGAGCTTTAAAGGTACCCAAGAGCTTTGGGAAGCTTTCAAGGAGTTCCGCCAACGTGGTAACCACGCCTGGGAACTTTGGTGCGCCGGTACAGGTGCAGAGTTTGAACAACGTGACCAATCAGAGGGCATCAAGCATTTTGGTTTCCTGCAACCCGAAGAACTGCGAAAGGTGATTGAGCAGTCAGGTGTTTTTGTATTGCCGAGCCGAAAAGAACCCTGGGGTGTAGTGGTACAGGAGTTCGCCGCAGCCGGGTTTCCGCTTGTTTGCAGTGAAGCGGTTGGTGCCGCAGATACTTTTTTAAGAGAAGGAGAAAACGGGTTTTTGTTTAAAACACAATCTGTAGAGAGCCTTTTAAAAGCCATGGAAAAAATTGCTGCCTTGAGTGATGAACAGCTTGTGCTAATGGGCGACAAAAGCCACCAACTCGCGCAACAGATTACTCCCGACACGTGGGTGCAGACCCTTTACCGCTTTCTTGACAATTAA
- a CDS encoding glycosyltransferase family 1 protein — MKIALLTDGIFPDVMGGMQKHSYFLARFLSRSGVEVDLYYTSPDSSRETIQSRYTEDEKSRIYFHRVEFPKSIRLPGHYVRSSWKYSQQLYRLFLKNEPPDLIYAQGLTCWAFAGAKQRGKLNTPLLSNLHGLEMFQPALTTRTKLEQKLLRGPARFIILHSDYCYSLGGKLTEILGAFVPQNRIIVQSIGLDSKWLSTESSTEKKDNRITRFVFVGRNEARKGLQYLFEASKYLDNHYAHIDFVGPIPPQEQVSSPLHTFHGAVSDEERLKQILDGCDVLLCPSLAEGMPTVILEAMARGLAVIASDVGAVAELVNTKTGWLIKPGRVDELAAAMKDACTDLALSQKKSAAQQLIRSRFTWEKVVKDTISGFEEILRTRSGS; from the coding sequence ATGAAGATTGCCCTGCTCACCGATGGAATTTTTCCTGATGTAATGGGAGGTATGCAGAAGCATTCCTACTTCCTGGCCAGGTTTTTATCTCGAAGTGGTGTTGAGGTTGATCTGTACTACACGTCTCCGGATTCATCGCGCGAAACCATTCAAAGCAGGTACACCGAGGATGAAAAATCGCGGATTTACTTCCATCGGGTTGAATTCCCCAAAAGCATCCGGCTTCCAGGGCACTATGTTCGTTCGTCGTGGAAGTATAGCCAGCAACTTTACCGCTTGTTTCTGAAGAATGAGCCACCTGATTTGATTTATGCGCAAGGGCTGACTTGTTGGGCATTTGCAGGTGCAAAGCAACGCGGAAAACTGAACACGCCACTTCTATCCAACCTGCACGGGTTGGAGATGTTTCAGCCGGCCCTCACCACAAGAACAAAACTTGAGCAAAAACTATTACGCGGACCGGCGCGCTTCATTATCCTGCATTCGGATTACTGCTACTCATTGGGCGGCAAGCTCACTGAGATTCTCGGAGCTTTCGTTCCTCAAAACCGAATCATAGTGCAATCTATTGGGCTAGACTCCAAATGGTTGAGCACGGAATCATCCACCGAAAAAAAAGACAACCGCATAACCCGCTTTGTTTTTGTGGGTAGAAATGAGGCCCGAAAAGGGCTTCAATATCTGTTTGAGGCATCAAAGTATCTCGACAATCACTATGCGCATATTGACTTTGTTGGGCCCATTCCGCCCCAGGAGCAGGTATCATCTCCCCTTCACACCTTTCACGGGGCAGTATCTGACGAAGAGCGGCTTAAACAAATTCTTGACGGTTGCGATGTGCTGCTCTGCCCCAGTCTGGCTGAGGGCATGCCCACTGTCATTTTGGAAGCAATGGCCCGCGGACTTGCCGTTATTGCCAGTGATGTAGGCGCCGTAGCCGAATTGGTGAATACAAAAACAGGTTGGCTCATTAAGCCTGGCAGAGTGGATGAATTGGCCGCGGCCATGAAAGACGCTTGCACTGATTTAGCGCTGAGTCAAAAAAAATCTGCTGCTCAACAGCTTATTCGTTCAAGGTTTACCTGGGAAAAGGTTGTGAAGGATACTATATCTGGTTTTGAGGAAATCCTTCGCACTAGAAGTGGTAGTTGA
- a CDS encoding O-antigen ligase family protein, whose translation MNIREKIAHNLDLYLILFSWPLVAAVTPSIVAVVWSIITFLALLKAGDRTKVLIAFMAMLLMSDSRGRLFGFAATAKIAVVLFLFLHVVKNFATYKSQYAKIYLYFLPFIAYALLTNLWANDPITGFQKSLSYALILFTVPLYFMKALGDNKDLAADLFLYMIAVLSIGFVLYVLIPDFVQLMGRYRGLLGNPNGLGMFVVVTGLLAYILYQSSDKNVSVKTLFLVALILALMSIALTRSRTSLFVMLMFILFSRLRYFTNIASVAVFVVLVVGYEVLLSQIPIIAMALGLEEYLRLETLESGSGRQVAWDYALFQIEKVYFTGGGFGYTEFLYKRDYHELSMLGHQGNAHNTYLTLWLDTGIIGLALFVLGMIRTVFVAARRSSWALPYFFPIIFTSYYESWLAASLNPFTSVFLMSLCFMLKPEGAVDEVQEKEEPSAPERNEVLNPSITLMPEAPKKLG comes from the coding sequence GTGAACATCAGAGAGAAAATCGCTCATAACTTAGATCTCTATCTGATTCTTTTCTCGTGGCCTCTCGTTGCTGCTGTTACTCCCTCTATTGTTGCGGTAGTTTGGTCGATTATCACTTTTTTAGCGCTATTAAAAGCAGGAGACCGCACCAAGGTACTTATTGCTTTTATGGCCATGCTCCTCATGAGCGATTCCCGAGGAAGGCTTTTCGGCTTCGCTGCCACGGCCAAAATCGCCGTTGTGCTATTCTTGTTTTTGCACGTTGTGAAGAATTTTGCTACGTACAAGAGCCAGTATGCCAAGATTTACTTGTATTTCTTGCCGTTTATTGCGTATGCTCTGCTAACCAACTTGTGGGCCAATGATCCGATAACCGGTTTTCAAAAATCGCTTTCTTATGCGCTCATACTTTTTACCGTGCCATTGTACTTTATGAAGGCACTGGGGGATAACAAGGATCTGGCAGCAGACCTTTTTCTCTACATGATTGCTGTGTTGTCCATAGGTTTTGTTCTTTACGTTCTAATCCCCGATTTCGTGCAACTTATGGGGCGGTATCGCGGGTTGTTGGGTAATCCCAATGGTTTGGGGATGTTTGTGGTGGTCACAGGACTTCTTGCCTACATTCTGTACCAAAGCTCGGATAAGAATGTTTCAGTGAAAACCTTGTTCCTGGTTGCTTTGATCTTGGCACTTATGAGCATTGCACTTACCAGAAGTCGAACCTCGTTGTTTGTAATGCTAATGTTCATTTTGTTTAGCAGGTTAAGGTATTTTACCAATATCGCATCTGTTGCCGTTTTTGTTGTGCTGGTGGTTGGATATGAAGTGCTGCTTTCACAAATTCCTATCATTGCCATGGCATTGGGGCTTGAAGAGTATCTGCGGCTCGAAACGCTGGAATCCGGCTCTGGCAGACAGGTAGCATGGGATTATGCACTTTTTCAGATAGAGAAGGTATATTTTACCGGAGGAGGATTTGGCTACACTGAATTTCTATACAAAAGAGATTACCATGAGCTCAGCATGCTTGGACACCAGGGTAATGCTCACAACACTTACCTCACTTTGTGGCTTGATACCGGCATCATCGGTTTAGCACTTTTTGTGCTAGGTATGATCAGAACTGTTTTTGTGGCCGCTCGTCGCAGCAGTTGGGCGTTGCCTTATTTTTTCCCGATTATTTTCACAAGCTACTATGAGTCCTGGCTGGCAGCGTCTTTAAACCCTTTTACCTCCGTTTTTTTGATGTCACTCTGTTTTATGTTGAAGCCTGAAGGTGCAGTGGATGAAGTGCAAGAGAAAGAAGAGCCCAGTGCCCCAGAGCGTAATGAAGTTCTGAATCCGAGTATTACGCTCATGCCTGAGGCCCCGAAAAAATTGGGATAG
- a CDS encoding ABC transporter ATP-binding protein: MNGSRASFKKLFRYYGFFHKYLGYKIVFALLISIVATILDGFGLTMFLPLLQSFESGTVNPDDLGNLSFLISFIGWFGLDVSVQSVLIVMIALFCAKGILKYFEITYRVGLRYMFTKLLRFQQIDLLAGLKYEYFVRSDAGRIQNTLSAEIGKVVSAFADYLLSLQNMVILIVYFFLALMANAELALLVGIGGVLTNFLFLPFYRKSKELSRKHTAISHKFQSLLIQQVALFKYLKAIGRASFYGEKVKGRVDELEETSKKIGKLGSLLESGREPLVMLVIVGVIFLEVKFLGRGLASFMLSLLFLYRGMGYLMLLQTQWNSFLGSTGALENVSAFINELGEYQENFEKGSMPPLKEGIEVKAVDFGYENTILHNINLKIAIRQTVAIVGESGSGKTTLVNLICGLIPPGKGEILIDGKNLHDCDVRTYQKQIGYITQEPMMFSDSIFNNVTLWDEKSPANVERFWRALKRAAIDDFVGSLSEKEDSPLGSRGVLVSGGQKQRLAIAREFYKDVEVMILDEATAALDSENELIVQQSMEELKGKATFIMVAHRLATVRIADMIVLLKDGRVERMGSYDELMQQSESFRKMVQLQEL, translated from the coding sequence ATGAACGGGAGCCGCGCCAGTTTTAAGAAGCTGTTCAGGTACTACGGATTTTTCCATAAGTACCTGGGATACAAAATTGTATTTGCTTTGTTAATCAGCATAGTAGCCACCATTCTGGATGGTTTCGGTCTGACTATGTTTCTTCCTTTGCTGCAGAGTTTTGAATCGGGTACGGTTAATCCGGATGACTTAGGAAACCTGAGTTTTCTCATTTCATTTATTGGCTGGTTTGGGTTGGATGTAAGTGTTCAATCTGTTCTTATTGTGATGATTGCGTTGTTTTGTGCCAAAGGAATTCTCAAGTATTTTGAGATTACATACAGGGTTGGCTTGCGCTACATGTTTACCAAATTGCTCAGATTCCAGCAGATAGATTTACTTGCAGGGTTGAAATACGAGTATTTTGTGCGTTCAGATGCCGGCCGGATTCAAAATACCCTGAGTGCAGAAATTGGTAAGGTCGTGAGTGCCTTTGCAGATTATTTGCTGAGCCTGCAAAACATGGTCATTCTTATCGTTTATTTTTTTCTGGCCTTGATGGCCAATGCTGAGTTAGCTTTATTGGTTGGAATTGGAGGAGTGCTTACCAATTTTCTGTTTCTTCCGTTTTATCGCAAGTCAAAAGAGCTTTCACGTAAACATACCGCGATAAGCCATAAGTTTCAAAGTCTTCTCATTCAGCAAGTGGCACTATTTAAGTACCTTAAGGCAATCGGAAGAGCCAGCTTCTACGGAGAAAAGGTAAAGGGGAGGGTTGATGAACTTGAGGAAACAAGTAAGAAAATTGGCAAGCTTGGCTCATTGCTCGAATCGGGTCGTGAACCACTGGTAATGCTGGTGATTGTAGGTGTCATCTTTCTCGAAGTTAAGTTTTTAGGGCGAGGTTTGGCTTCGTTTATGCTGAGCCTTTTATTTCTATACCGGGGTATGGGTTACCTGATGTTGCTTCAAACACAATGGAATTCATTCCTTGGTTCAACCGGTGCGCTCGAGAATGTGTCTGCCTTTATCAACGAGTTGGGTGAATACCAGGAGAATTTCGAAAAAGGTTCGATGCCGCCCCTTAAGGAAGGCATAGAAGTTAAAGCAGTGGATTTCGGTTATGAAAACACCATACTGCACAACATAAATTTGAAAATCGCCATACGGCAAACGGTTGCCATTGTAGGGGAGAGCGGAAGTGGAAAAACCACGCTGGTGAATTTGATTTGTGGGTTGATACCACCCGGTAAAGGGGAAATTCTGATAGACGGGAAGAATCTTCATGACTGCGATGTCCGTACCTATCAAAAACAGATAGGTTACATCACCCAGGAGCCAATGATGTTTAGCGATTCGATTTTCAACAACGTTACCCTTTGGGATGAAAAAAGTCCGGCAAACGTTGAGCGGTTTTGGCGAGCTTTGAAAAGGGCGGCTATCGACGATTTTGTTGGTAGCTTGAGCGAAAAGGAAGACTCTCCGCTTGGCTCACGGGGAGTCTTGGTGAGTGGGGGGCAAAAGCAGCGCCTGGCAATAGCCCGCGAGTTTTACAAAGACGTTGAAGTGATGATTCTTGACGAAGCCACGGCTGCTCTGGACTCAGAAAATGAACTGATTGTACAACAAAGCATGGAGGAGCTCAAAGGCAAGGCTACATTTATCATGGTAGCACACCGTCTGGCCACAGTGCGGATTGCAGATATGATTGTACTTTTAAAAGACGGAAGAGTTGAAAGAATGGGAAGCTATGATGAACTCATGCAGCAATCGGAAAGCTTCCGCAAGATGGTTCAATTACAAGAGCTGTAA
- the asnB gene encoding asparagine synthase (glutamine-hydrolyzing) produces MCGISGIFGLERIDDPTRVIRLMNNRMEHRGPDADGVFVSDQVALGHRRLAIIDLNESANQPMTSHNGRYTLVFNGEVYNYRELRSELQYPFQTESDTEVIIAAWNQWGPAALQRFNGMFAFALWDEEQKELFLVRDRLGIKPLYYAEKDHSVLFASELRALLASGLVQKKLCKTALADYMRYQTVHAPDTLVEGVNMLMPGHYLKIADTETTTTKYWSISECVQRTSLSDADNKSQTRSLLSQAVSRRLVADVPFGAFLSGGIDSSLIVALMSQHQKEPVKTFTISFDESEFSEAAYARMVAEKYGTQHTEIILQPSTFLKDLPAALAAMDNPTGDGPNTFVVSRATREAGVTMALSGTGGDELFAGYEVFKRMEALRQRRWLLSFPKWFRNLGGNMIQIRKRGLASWKMAAVLSADYFDLEYLYWVSRLMLTDKRIKDVAHFPELPANKVFGAVAAEVGYGTPGFKLPFLSQVSIAETITYLQNVLLRDTDQMSMAHALEVRVPFLDHDLVEFVLGVPDRLKYPHSPKKFLTDCFSDLLMPEIVNRPKMGFTFPWQDWLRNDLRDFAGDSLSDLGKSSHFNPVGLQNLWSDFEKSQYGINWSRIMYIVTLQQWLAQNEIND; encoded by the coding sequence ATGTGTGGCATCAGCGGTATTTTTGGGCTGGAGCGTATCGATGATCCCACCCGGGTTATTCGGCTTATGAACAACCGAATGGAACACCGCGGACCTGATGCCGATGGTGTTTTTGTGAGCGATCAGGTAGCCCTTGGTCATCGCAGGCTGGCCATTATTGACCTAAACGAGAGTGCAAATCAACCCATGACCTCCCACAACGGGCGCTATACGTTGGTGTTCAACGGAGAAGTTTATAATTACCGGGAGCTCAGATCTGAACTGCAGTATCCTTTTCAAACAGAATCAGATACGGAAGTGATTATTGCAGCGTGGAACCAGTGGGGGCCTGCAGCCCTCCAGCGCTTTAACGGAATGTTCGCCTTTGCGCTCTGGGATGAGGAGCAAAAAGAACTGTTTTTGGTGCGTGATAGGTTGGGAATTAAACCGCTGTACTATGCTGAAAAAGATCATTCGGTATTGTTTGCCTCTGAGCTTCGAGCACTGTTGGCCTCCGGTTTGGTCCAGAAAAAGTTGTGCAAAACGGCCCTGGCTGATTACATGCGCTATCAAACCGTACACGCGCCCGATACATTGGTGGAAGGAGTAAATATGTTAATGCCTGGCCACTATTTGAAAATCGCTGATACCGAAACAACCACAACCAAGTATTGGTCTATTTCGGAATGTGTTCAACGCACTTCTCTGAGTGATGCGGATAATAAAAGTCAAACACGGTCATTGCTGAGTCAGGCCGTATCCCGCAGGCTGGTTGCTGATGTGCCGTTCGGCGCATTTCTTTCAGGGGGTATTGATTCCAGTTTGATTGTGGCGCTCATGTCTCAACATCAAAAGGAACCGGTTAAAACCTTTACCATTTCGTTTGATGAATCGGAATTCAGCGAAGCCGCATATGCCAGAATGGTTGCCGAAAAGTATGGCACTCAGCATACCGAAATTATCCTTCAACCCTCAACATTTCTCAAAGATCTGCCGGCCGCTTTGGCCGCTATGGATAACCCAACCGGCGATGGCCCAAACACCTTTGTGGTATCGCGTGCCACCCGCGAGGCAGGAGTAACCATGGCCTTATCGGGCACTGGAGGTGATGAGCTTTTTGCAGGATACGAAGTCTTTAAGCGTATGGAAGCCCTGAGACAGCGACGATGGCTGCTTAGCTTTCCAAAGTGGTTCCGAAACCTGGGTGGTAATATGATCCAGATTCGCAAACGCGGATTGGCATCGTGGAAAATGGCAGCGGTATTGAGCGCCGATTACTTTGACCTGGAATACCTCTATTGGGTGAGTAGATTGATGCTGACCGACAAACGGATAAAGGATGTTGCTCATTTTCCAGAACTTCCGGCTAACAAAGTATTCGGAGCAGTTGCAGCTGAGGTGGGGTACGGCACTCCGGGGTTTAAACTTCCGTTCTTAAGTCAGGTGAGCATTGCTGAAACCATAACCTACCTGCAAAACGTGCTTCTGCGCGATACTGATCAAATGAGCATGGCCCACGCGCTTGAGGTAAGGGTGCCGTTTCTAGATCATGACCTTGTTGAATTTGTGCTTGGTGTACCTGATAGGCTCAAGTACCCGCATTCGCCCAAAAAATTTCTAACAGATTGTTTCAGCGACTTGCTGATGCCTGAAATTGTGAACAGACCCAAAATGGGGTTTACCTTTCCCTGGCAGGATTGGCTGCGCAATGACCTTCGCGATTTTGCAGGCGATTCACTCAGCGACCTGGGTAAATCTTCGCACTTTAACCCGGTTGGGCTTCAAAACCTCTGGTCTGATTTTGAAAAGTCGCAATATGGCATCAATTGGTCTCGCATTATGTACATCGTGACGCTGCAACAATGGCTGGCCCAAAATGAAATCAATGACTGA
- a CDS encoding NAD-dependent epimerase/dehydratase family protein, whose amino-acid sequence MTKILVTGGAGFIASELAAKLAQNPNNHVVVVDNFMTGSEAKIPENDLGNIHFIKCDVNSFQDISGVFYAYKFDYVFHYAALVGVQRTLNHPVAVLDDIDGIRNILRLSKNTGVQRVYYSSSSEVYGEPVEIPQNEMTTPLNSRLPYAIVKNLGEAFLRSYHQEYGLSYTIFRFFNTYGIKQSKDFVISKFIKAALSNEDITIYGDGSQRRTFCYIDDNVDASLEAFYNEKFVNDVVNIGSDNEISIYDLAKLVLDITGSGSQIVHEPPLKEGDMQRRMPDITKMKELLGRDLLPLDEGIKRVIANTEYILV is encoded by the coding sequence ATGACCAAAATACTGGTAACCGGTGGAGCAGGATTCATCGCCAGCGAACTGGCAGCAAAACTGGCTCAAAACCCAAACAACCACGTTGTAGTGGTAGACAATTTCATGACCGGAAGCGAAGCCAAGATTCCGGAAAACGATCTTGGAAACATCCATTTTATTAAGTGTGACGTGAATTCGTTTCAGGATATTTCCGGAGTTTTTTACGCCTACAAGTTTGATTATGTTTTTCACTACGCTGCGCTGGTTGGTGTGCAGCGCACGCTCAATCACCCCGTAGCCGTGCTCGATGACATCGATGGGATACGAAACATTCTTCGACTCTCCAAAAACACCGGGGTACAAAGGGTATATTACTCTTCATCAAGCGAAGTGTACGGAGAGCCGGTAGAAATTCCCCAAAATGAAATGACCACACCTCTCAACTCCCGATTGCCCTATGCAATCGTAAAGAACCTGGGTGAGGCATTTTTGCGCTCATACCATCAGGAATACGGGTTGAGCTACACCATTTTCCGATTTTTCAATACATACGGAATCAAGCAAAGCAAGGACTTTGTGATCTCCAAGTTCATTAAAGCCGCCCTTTCCAACGAGGATATTACCATCTACGGTGACGGTAGCCAACGCCGTACGTTCTGTTATATTGACGACAATGTAGATGCCAGTCTCGAAGCATTTTACAATGAAAAATTTGTAAACGATGTGGTAAATATTGGTTCCGACAATGAAATTTCAATTTACGATCTTGCAAAGCTGGTGCTTGACATCACAGGCTCGGGCTCGCAGATTGTACATGAACCCCCTTTGAAAGAAGGTGATATGCAACGACGAATGCCCGACATTACCAAAATGAAAGAGTTGTTGGGCCGTGATTTATTGCCCCTGGATGAGGGTATCAAACGGGTGATTGCCAATACAGAATACATTCTCGTCTGA